A stretch of DNA from Natrinema halophilum:
GGACAGCGACGACCTGCCTAAGGAATTCGAGAAGTTCAAAACCGCGTCGCGGATCGGTTCCATCCGACGCGCACAAGAGCGAATCGAGGAGGCCGGCATCGAGGTCACGATACTCGAGAACAGCGGCGACACCGAGGCGGACATTCTGAAGGAAGCCGACACATACGACGTCGACTCGATCGTTCTCGGCGGTCGGAAACGCTCGCCAGTAGGGAAAGCGCTCTTCGGCAGCACTACTCAGGGGGTTATTCTCAACTCCGATCGCCCCGTGGTCGTCACCGGCGGCGGAGAATAGGTCGACGTCCGTCGGTTCACTCGTGGGGCAGCCATGTCCAAGCCAGCAGCCACCTTATGCGGCTCGATACTGACGGGTACGTATGGAGATACGGGAACCGACCTCGGACGAAGCTGAGCGAATTCGTGAGGTCGTCGACAGTTCGATGACGACTTCGTTCAGGCTCAGCCCGAATCAAATCGACGCAGTGACCGACGATACGTTTGCCGAGGATGCCGTCGCCGAGCGGCTCAAGGACGAAACCACGGTGCTCCGCGTCGCAGAAACAGCTGCTGAAATCGAAGGCGAAGCAGTCACCGGGTTCGTCGAAGGGCGCCTCGA
This window harbors:
- a CDS encoding universal stress protein codes for the protein MYRVLMPVDANEDRALKQAEYVTSLPEASESVEVYLLFVFTEDSDDLPKEFEKFKTASRIGSIRRAQERIEEAGIEVTILENSGDTEADILKEADTYDVDSIVLGGRKRSPVGKALFGSTTQGVILNSDRPVVVTGGGE